The genomic stretch TAAATGCAACTATATGTTTTGAACAACTATATTCTGGCATTGAAGGTGATTCTGCATCAGCAGCTGAACTTTGTGCCCTGCTTTCAGCCTTGAGTGATATGCCCATCTATCAGGGAATAGCAATAACAGGTTCTGTAAACCAAAAAGGAGTGATTCAGCCTGTTGGCGGTGTGACAAAAAAGATAGAAGGTTTTTATTATGTTTGCAAGAAAAAAGGTTTAAATGGCAAGCAGGGTGTTATAATCCCACACCAAAATATAAAAAATTTAGTATTGTGTGACGAGGTGGTAGAAGAAGTTAGAAAAGAAAATTTTCACATCTGGGCAGTAAAAACAATCGATGAAGCTATTGAGATTTTGACAGGCAAAAAGTTTGAAGAAGTGGTACTTTTGGCAAGGCAAAAGTTAAAAAGATACTTAGACAATTTGGTAGGTTTTAGTGATAAAAAAGATGAGTAAGAAAGGAGAGATATTTTGAGATGTCTATAGATATGTTAGAAGTTTTAAAGTCTCGAAGAAGTATCAGGAAATATAAAAAGAATATAGCTATTGACAGAGAAGTTATTGAAAAGATAATTGATACTGCAAGATTTGCACCTACTGCAAGAGGAAATGAAGGCTGGGAATTTGTTGTAGTAACAGATGAAAACATTAAAAGACAAATTGCTCAAAAAGCCCGATATGGCAAATTCATAGAAGACGCTTCATGCTGTGTTGCTGTGCTTTATGAGAAAGATTTCGAATATATTTTAGAAGATATGTCAGCAGCGACCACGTATATTTTAGTGGCTGCAAAAGCTTTAGGACTTGGTAGCTGTTGGGTTGCAAGCTATAAAAAGGAGCATTCTGAAGATGTCAAGAAGCTACTAAACGTTCCAGACAATTTAGAACTTTGTGCGCTCATTGCAATAGGTTATGCTGATGAAGAACCTGTGAGAAATAAAAAGCCACTATCCTCTATACTTCACTGGGATAAATACCAAAGAAAATAAATACAGGAGGGAATTTCTGATTTGTTTAGGGAAATTGAGATAAGAACAAAAGACAGGGTGGACTTTGTTGATATTACAAGTAAACTAAAAGAAATTGTTAGACAGTCTAATATCGAAGAAGGACTAATGACAGTATTTGTTCCACATACAACTGCAGGTATTACAATCAATGAACATGCTGACCCCTCAGTTGTAAGTGATATAAAAAAACAACTTGAAAAGTTAGTGCCAGCGAACAATGGCTATAGCCATAGTGAGGGGAATTCTGATGCGCATATAAAGGCAAGCCTGATAGGTTCATCTGTTAATATTATAATTCGAAATGGTGAAATGATGCTTGGTACATGGCAAGGAGTGTTCTTTTGTGAGTTTGATGGACCAAGGAGAAGGAAGATATATGTGTATATAAAATAAAGTTTTTATTTGCTCCGAACACCTCATGAAACAATAGCACGGATTAAGATAGGTGTTCGGAGCAAAAAACTTTAAATTTGACAAAGAAGAAAGCTTGTGCTAAAATATTATACGCAAAAGCAAGCGGGTATGGCGGAATTGGCAGACGCGCTAGACTTAGGATCTAGTGGCAACAGCCGTGGGGGTTCAAGTCCCTCTACCCGCACCAAGAGAAAAATCTCTTGACAAAATTAAATGTAATCATTAAAATATATAATTGCGATGCCGGAGTGGCGGAACTGGCAGACGCACAGGACTTAAAATCCTGGGACCTGAATAAGGTCGTACCGGTTCAAGTCCGGTTTCCGGCACCAGATGTCGCGGGGTGGAGCAGCTGGTAGCTCGTCGGGCTCATAACCCGAAGGTCGGAGGTTCAAATCCTCCCCCCGCAACCAAATATAAATATAGTAAAAATGGCGGCGTAGCTCAGTTGGCTAGAGCATGCGGTTCATACCCGCAGTGTCAGCGGTTCGAATCCGTTCGCCGCCACCATTTTATGTAAAAAGAGGTATGGCCCCGTGGTCAAGTGGTTAAGACACAGGCCTTTCACGCCTGTAACAGGGGTTCGAATCCCCTCGGGGTCACCAAATAAAAAAGGAAAAAAGGGCTTTTTAAAAAAGCCCTTTTATTTATCTTATACAA from Caldicellulosiruptor kronotskyensis 2002 encodes the following:
- a CDS encoding nitroreductase family protein; translation: MSIDMLEVLKSRRSIRKYKKNIAIDREVIEKIIDTARFAPTARGNEGWEFVVVTDENIKRQIAQKARYGKFIEDASCCVAVLYEKDFEYILEDMSAATTYILVAAKALGLGSCWVASYKKEHSEDVKKLLNVPDNLELCALIAIGYADEEPVRNKKPLSSILHWDKYQRK
- a CDS encoding secondary thiamine-phosphate synthase enzyme YjbQ, producing the protein MFREIEIRTKDRVDFVDITSKLKEIVRQSNIEEGLMTVFVPHTTAGITINEHADPSVVSDIKKQLEKLVPANNGYSHSEGNSDAHIKASLIGSSVNIIIRNGEMMLGTWQGVFFCEFDGPRRRKIYVYIK